A window from Culex pipiens pallens isolate TS chromosome 3, TS_CPP_V2, whole genome shotgun sequence encodes these proteins:
- the LOC120423602 gene encoding chaoptin-like, with amino-acid sequence MFKLSILTLLVLGATVKAEIGPIYSCYGSRTECRLAYVNHETREEVSDITISAGSGPFVEIEFVDSSFPIIPPSLFRDNDNVRMLSVKECEIQAVDSRTFANARELKYLKIHKNALTKLYNDMFSATKLVRANFGSNRITEVEENTFRGCRDLAVLRLTRNRIKVFPEQLFAGLYQLEDLNLDHNRVEDLAENMFKDLSRLRELYLSHNFIQVIKPNTFSGLSSLRKLVLKENELSTIDPHAFDHLTSLTELDLEENNLKVIAPETFARLPHLKELILTENYIEHLDDRTFENNVALQYLVLSNNSIEVLNPALFSKLARLEQLSVQFNELSSLDDNLFVNCPNLETLHFEGNIISKIAPRAFANLRRLQVLDMDDNNIATLEGGIFSDLIGLEKLFIDNNLLRDLKAASFRGASNLKKLYLRDNLIRHVDESVFNDVPQLKSLTIEDNWIETIPRNLFANMRRLKELSLSDNNLDDLDDSVFQAISSTLERLYLANNKFATIRAAVLNLGSLQHLDLSDNYFKSLPNDVFIHLKRLESINLNDNALSAIPEALRGLTSLDDLELADNRIMQIDTHILSTLTRLEELDLSQNFISSIPSGAFDNLRSLKELHLDDNDIRHIEGNVFAQNRNLKKLIISENEIDELSGNVFSGLHNLEDLFLSNNPITRMDERAFRDLSRLESLALENTSMTALPGSPFSNLVSLEKLDLDANKFTEANDVMFRGLEHVEDLYLNHIPFKSVRGNSFHQLGNLQVVSIGPSELTSLDKDLFRYSLKLEEVFLHELEFSSLPSGFFRFNRKLKTLSINGNKKLLSIEREWFKNVPSLRILNLMNNSISSLQPGVFDDLEDLESLFLSNNPVGTLDVKLLTKLPRLEALELAGMALTTLPIGIFDNLADLEELDLGHNQLKTLDSNIFRNLFSLETLLLAENGIESLSPELFYGLRNLNEIDLSGNELTTLETHVFRDCLNLEKLDIASNKFVTFNLPQMSFAKTLLDLDISDNMLTTITVTEDLESLFANDNQITGLESVSSPSHDLTMLSLANNRLSDVSTILMFTDLEYLNISRNNFNQLDLGRLTGSLDELEVLNVSHCGISSLGNPNIANQESMKVLDLSHNELPSLPLEVLKHFPEMEMFVLGGNKFEDLDADRLIQNFKDMALVGVDGTEWNCGLVERAARTFEDNDIGFWSGELPVVCSGRAFNGVCCK; translated from the exons ATGTTCAAattgag CATTTTGACACTTCTGGTTCTCGGAGCCACTGTTAAAGCCGAAATCGGACCGATTTACAGCTGCTACGGGTCCAGAACGGAGTGTAGGTTGGCGTACGTAAACCATGAAACCCGCGAAGAAGTGTCAGATATAACCATCAGTGCCGGATCGGGACCGTTCGTGGAAATCGAATTCGTAGATTCATCCTTCCCAATCATCCCACCATCCTTGTTCCGTGACAACGACAATGTACGGATGCTCTCGGTGAAAGAATGTGAAATTCAAGCCGTTGATTCGAGAACATTTGCGAATGCACGGGAGCTGAAATATCTCAAGATTCACAAGAATGCACTCACGAAATTATATAACGACATGTTCAGCGCTACGAAGCTGGTGAGAGCAAACTTTGGAAGCAATCGTATCACTGAGGTAGAAGAAAACACCTTCCGAGGGTGTCGGGATTTGGCAGTGTTGCGACTTACGCGAAACAGAATAAAGGTTTTCCCGGAACAACTGTTCGCTGGGTTATATCAGCTGGAAGATCTGAACTTGGATCACAACCGAGTTGAAGACTTGGCCGAAAATATGTTCAAGGATTTGTCTCGTCTGCGTGAACTATATCTGAGTCATAACTTTATCCAAGTCATTAAACCAAACACATTTTCTGGTCTCTCAAGCTTGAGAAAACTGGTGCTGAAGGAAAATGAGCTGTCTACGATAGATCCTCATGCGTTTGATCACTTAACAAGTCTTACTGAGCTCGACTTAGAAGAAAACAACCTGAAAGTGATTGCTCCGGAAACATTTGCTCGCTTACCACACCTAAAGGAACTCATTTTGACAGAGAACTACATTGAACATCTCGATGATCGCACTTTTGAGAACAATGTGGCACTGCAATATCTGGTTTTAAGCAATAACTCGATTGAAGTATTAAATCCAGCTCTTTTCTCCAAACTTGCCCGCCTGGAACAACTGTCAGTTCAGTTCAACGAACTGTCCAGTTTGGATGATAATTTGTTCGTGAACTGCCCAAATCTAGAAACTCTTCACTTCGAAGGAAACATCATCAGCAAAATCGCACCCAGAGCATTCGCCAACCTAAGAAGATTGCAGGTGTTGGATATGGATGACAACAACATTGCAACGCTAGAAGGTGGAATCTTTAGCGACTTGATTGGTTTAGAAAAGCTCTTCATAGATAATAACTTACTGCGAGATCTAAAGGCAGCTTCGTTCCGTGGTGCGAGTAATTTAAAGAAACTATATCTGCGAGATAACCTGATCCGTCATGTAGACGAGTCTGTGTTCAACGATGTTCCACAGCTAAAGAGTTTAACTATTGAAGATAACTGGATCGAAACGATTCCGAGGAACTTGTTCGCTAACATGCGAAGACTTAAGGAACTATCACTAAGTGATAACAATCTAGACGATCTGGACGATTCTGTATTTCAAGCAATTTCCAGCACATTGGAAAGGCTGTACCTGGCAAACAACAAGTTCGCTACAATTCGAGCCGCAGTGCTAAACCTGGGATCCCTGCAACATTTAGATCTATCCGACAACTACTTCAAAAGTTTGCCTAACGATGTCTTCATCCACTTGAAACGGTTAGAGTCGATCAATCTCAACGATAACGCGCTTTCAGCTATTCCAGAAGCACTGCGAGGACTCACTAGTCTCGATGATCTCGAGCTGGCCGATAACAGAATCATGCAAATCGATACACATATTTTGAGCACACTGACTAGGCTGGAGGAGTTGGAcctatcacaaaatttcatatcatCCATTCCGTCTGGAGCGTTCGACAACCTGCGATCGCTGAAAGAACTTCACCTGGATGATAACGACATCAGACACATCGAAGGCAATGTCTTTGCTCAGAACAGAAACCTGAAGAAGCTTATCATTAGTGAGAACGAAATCGACGAACTCAGCGGAAATGTATTTTCTGGATTACACAACTTAGAGGATTTATTCCTGAGTAACAACCCGATTACACGAATGGATGAGAGGGCATTCCGTGACCTTTCGCGATTGGAGTCGTTGGCATTGGAGAACACCAGCATGACAGCGTTACCGGGTAGTCCCTTTTCAAACTTAGTATCACTGGAAAAACTCGATTTAGACGCGAACAAGTTCACCGAAGCCAATGACGTCATGTTCCGAGGGTTGGAACATGTAGAAGATCTCTATCTGAACCACATCCCGTTCAAATCAGTTCGAGGCAACTCGTTCCATCAGCTTGGAAATCTGCAAGTTGTAAGCATTGGTCCAAGTGAGTTGACTTCGCTGGACAAAGATTTATTCCGATACTCTTTGAAGCTGGAAGAGGTTTTCCTTCATGAGTTGGAGTTTTCTTCATTGCCATCAGGATTCTTCCGCTTCAATCGGAAGCTCAAGACTCTTTCAATTAATGGAAACAAAAAGTTGCTTTCCATTGAGCGTGAATGGTTTAAGAACGTGCCAAGCCTTAGAATCCTGAACCTTATGAATAACAGCATTAGCAGCCTGCAGCCAGGAGTTTTCGATGACCTTGAAGATCTGGAAAGCTTATTCCTTTCAAATAATCCTGTTGGTACATTAGACGTTAAACTTCTCACCAAGTTGCCCCGGCTAGAAGCACTGGAGTTGGCAGGGATGGCCCTCACAACTCTACCCATCGGTATCTTTGACAACCTTGCCGATCTGGAAGAACTTGATCTGGGGCATAATCAGCTGAAAACGCTGGACAGCAACATTTTTCGTAATCTATTTTCGCTGGAAACGCTGCTGCTGGCTGAAAACGGAATCGAGTCGTTGAGTCCTGAGCTGTTTTATGGGTTAAGAAATCTAAACGAGATCGATTTGAGCGGAAATGAGTTGACCACTTTGGAGACGCACGTGTTCAGGGATTGTTTGAATCTTGAAAAGTTGGATATCGCTAGCAATAAATTTGTCACCTTCAATCTACCACAGATGAGCTTTGCCAAAACTCTGTTGGATTTGGACATATCAGACAACATGTTGACCACAATAACTGTTACGGAAGATCTGGAATCGCTGTTCGCAAATGACAATCAAATAACTGGCTTGGAATCTGTTTCTTCACCTTCGCATGATCTAACTATGCTATCCCTTGCAAACAATCGCCTTTCGGACGTATCGACAATTCTGATGTTCACCGATTTGGAGTATTTGAACATCTCTCGAAATAATTTCAATCAGCTAGATCTCGGTCGCCTGACGGGATCGTTGGATGAACTGGAAGTTCTCAATGTCTCGCATTGTGGCATTTCTTCGTTAGGAAATCCCAACATTGCGAATCAAGAATCGATGAAGGTTTTGGACCTCTCCCACAACGAGTTACCAAGTCTTCCGCTGGAGGTCCTCAAACACTTTCCAGAGATGGAAATGTTCGTGCTTGGCGGAAACAAATTTGAGGACCTAGATGCTGATAGATTAATTCAGAACTTCAAAGATATGGCACTCGTTGGTGTCGATGGGACGGAGTGGAACTGTGGATTGGTGGAAAGAGCTGCGAGAACATTTGAAGACAACGATATTGGATTCTGGAGCGGCGAACTTCCTGTGGTTTGCTCCGGTAGAGCATTCAATGGAGTCTGCTGTAAATAG
- the LOC120423596 gene encoding leucine-rich repeat-containing protein 15-like produces the protein MYELRPFAAVILTVVSLLSYDVTADDKISACIQRSAYDPEQIQLTTAGNGTTSLLTISDLHESTLRNHVFYCVSNVDELTIINNEFSAIDKDAFAKYQHLTSLNMSQNAFNTLLDDGKPVLRTLKQLLRLDLSYNQFRVILPGSFAALTNLTQLMLTNNLIESIQSGALEGLQALEVLDLSRNKINYLQFGVLRHVKGLKFVSFRGNQLVNFNRRVFHGLRQLEELDLSANRIVILQESIFESLINLKVLLLNDNALEILPDRLFNSLEKLEYLSIANNQIKSLPENLFSTLTSVKFINAQSNKVSTVSVELFKYNIKLEEVSVSDNLINFIHEDTFRYNKQLKNVDITNNRINSSFSLKLPQNNSVNLYLSGNNFESFNIQGNVSHLAMCNNSITEVKDSDFKLQSHLNSLFLDHNWIRSIARNAFSDLSQLEELSLNCNPVGQLESSTFENLHSLKVLDMTDMDLRVVTEDLFKSQSHLNILRLGSNLLHEIPEDIFSSNVELQYLSLENNKIINLSRKLFKNTSNLSSLYIHDNDLEKLEDGIFDGLDKLTVLALQNNRLFEINNRVFSGVSNLERIGLHSNSIYKMSEKAFRGLLLLKVIHLYDNRIKEISPNQFEDNLLLEEIVLRDNLIDELPQNTFRSLSIKNNRQESRKAENSPESSGAVGRLGTCCGKMVAGWPLRAVKPYQTRQHQQTLEKKKSVDNCLW, from the exons ATGTATGAATTGAG GCCATTTGCAGCTGTAATTCTCACAGTTGTCAGTTTGCTGAGCTATGATGTCACCGCAGATGATAAGATATCAGCTTGTATACAACGAAGTGCGTATGATCCAGAGCAGATTCAACTCACTACCGCTGGAAATGGCACCACTAGCCTTTTGACAATTTCGGACCTTCACGAATCAACCCTACGCAACCATGTTTTCTACTGCGTTTCCAACGTGGATGAACTAACCATCATAAACAACGAGTTTTCGGCGATTGATAAGGATGCCTTCGCGAAGTATCAGCATTTGACGAGCTTAAATATGAGTCAAAATGCCTTCAACACATTGCTGGACGATGGAAAGCCGGTTCTTAGAACACTAAAACAGTTGCTCCGTTTGGACCTTAGTTACAATCAGTTTCGAGTGATTCTACCAGGCAGTTTTGCAGCTTTAACAAATCTGACGCAGTTGATGCTAACCAACAATCTAATCGAATCTATTCAATCTGGCGCATTAGAAGGTCTGCAAGCGTTGGAAGTTCTGGACTTGTCGCGAAATAAAATCAACTATCTACAGTTTGGTGTTCTACGGCATGTGAAGGGTTTGAAATTTGTCTCATTCAGAGGAAACCAGCTGGTGAACTTCAACCGGAGAGTGTTCCATGGATTGCGTCAACTGGAAGAGCTGGACTTGAGTGCTAATCGGATTGTGATCTTGCAGGAGTCTATATTTGAGTCACTGATAAATTTGAAAGTATTGCTTTTGAATGACAATGCACTTGAGATACTTCCGGACAGGCTGTTTAACTCGCTGGAAAAGTTGGAGTACTTGAGTATTGCAAACAATCAGATAAAAAGTTTGCCAGAGAATCTATTCAGTACTTTGACTAGTGTAAAGTTCATCAATGCTCAGTCGAATAAGGTCTCAACAGTATCAGTGGAGTTGTTCAAGTATAACATAAAATTAGAAGAAGTTAGTGTCAGTgataatttgattaattttatccATGAAGATACCTTCAGATACaacaaacaattgaaaaatgttgacaTCACAAACAACAGGATAAACTCATCGTTTTCGCTCAAGTTGCCCCAAAATAACAGTGTTAATTTATACCTAAGTGGAAATAACTTTGAAAGTTTCAATATTCAAGGAAATGTGTCCCACCTGGCAATGTGTAACAACAGTATAACAGAGGTAAAGGACAGTGATTTCAAGCTGCAGTCACATTTGAATAGCCTTTTTTTGGACCACAACTGGATTAGGTCGATTGCACGAAATGCATTTTCTGATCTTTCACAGCTGGAAGAGTTAAGTTTAAACTGCAATCCGGTTGGGCAACTGGAATCGtcgacatttgaaaatttgcattCGCTTAAAGTTCTTGACATGACGGACATGGATTTGAGGGTAGTTACGGAAGATTTATTTAAATCCCAGAGTCATCTCAACATTCTTAGACTGGGCAGCAATCTGTTGCATGAGATTCCAGAGGACATTTTTTCGTCTAACGTTGAACTGCAATATCTCAGCttagaaaacaacaaaattatcaaTCTAAGCAGGAAGTTATTCAAGAATACGTCAAATCTTTCCAGTTTGTACATTCACGATAATGACTTAGAAAAGTTGGAGGATGGCATATTTGATGGGTTGGACAAACTGACTGTATTGGCATTGCAAAATAATCGACTTTTTGAAATTAACAATCGAGTTTTTTCGGGAGTATCCAATCTGGAACGCATCGGTCTCCACAGTAACAGCATCTATAAAATGTCGGAAAAAGCGTTCCGAGGTTTGCTTTTGCTGAAAGTAATTCATTTGTACGACAACCGCATCAAAGAAATTTCGCCAAATCAATTTGAGGATAATTTGCTGCTCGAGGAAATAGTCTTAAGAGATAATCTAATTGATGAGCTGCCACAGAATACATTCCGATCCTTATCAAT CAAAAACAACCGCCAAGAATCTCGGAAAGCCGAGAACTCCCCAGAGTCCAGCGGTGCTGTAGGCAGATTGGGAACCTGCTGCGGAAAGATGGTGGCGGGGTGGCCACTTCGTGCAGTTAAACCATACCAAACCAGACAGCATCAGCAGacacttgagaaaaaaaagtcagtCGATAATTGCTTGTGGTAA